A part of Silurus meridionalis isolate SWU-2019-XX chromosome 18, ASM1480568v1, whole genome shotgun sequence genomic DNA contains:
- the prkcq gene encoding protein kinase C theta type, with amino-acid sequence MSPFLRIGFSSFEMDPGLAYHEEVINPYCAVYMKEAVETEKGQVYKQKRPTMYPPWSSTFDAHVHKGRVMHVVVKDKTAELKTEATVQLDTLASRCKKENGKLEIWVELKPQGRLLMEARYFLEKKDAGHGEGDGDGDGEPERERDGAFALHQRRGAIKQAKVHLVKCHEFTATFFPQPTFCSVCKEFVWGLNKQGYQCRQCNAAIHKKCIDKVIAKCTGSAINSKETMIHKERFKIDMPHRFKVYNYKSPTFCEHCGTLLWGLARQGLKCEECGMNVHHKCQKKVANLCGVNQKLMAEALAMIESTQQARSSRDSDIIGREGPVNIGQSGMIIETSSCAPSLPINSLTPNAAPIPPPRKEMPGVAWDLPLEGDSHGLREESEPLYAVPHKEHHKFSLDDFALHKMLGKGSFGKVFLAELKTTGQFFAVKALKKDVVLMDDDVECTMVERRVLSLAWEHPFLTHLYCTFQTKENLFFVMEYLNGGDLMFHIQACHRFDLPRSTFYAAEIICGLQFLHLKGIVYRDLKLDNILLDIDGHIKIADFGMCKENMLGEARTATFCGTPDYIAPEILLGQKYSNSVDWWSFGVLLYEMLIGQSPFHGHDEEELFQSIRTDDPCYPRWLTRDARDILIKLFVREPERRLGVKGNIRQHLFFRDTDWNALEKRQVEPPFKPTVKSPSDCSNFDKEFINEKPRLSCADRTLINSVDQTMFKNFSFINPGMARLKNI; translated from the exons ATGTCTCCATTTCTGAGAATCGGCTTCTCCAGCTTTGAGATGGACCCAGGACTCGCTTACCATGAAGAAGTGATCAACCCTTATTGTGCGGTGTACATGAAAGAGGCTGTGGAGACAG AAAAAGGTCAGGTGTATAAACAGAAGCGGCCCACCATGTACCCACCATGGAGCAGCACATTCGATGCCCATGTTCACAAAGGCCGAGTGATGCACGTTGTGGTAAAAGACAAAACAGCAGAGTTGAAGACAGAGGCCACAGTACAGCTGGACACACTTGCGTCACGATGCAAAAAAGAGAATGGGAAGCTTGAGATCTGG GTGGAACTAAAGCCACAAGGACGTCTGTTAATGGAGGCACGATATTTCTTGGAAAAAAAGG atgCAGGTCATGGTGAGggagatggtgatggtgatggagagcctgaacgagagagagatggtgCGTTTGCGCTGCATCAACGTCGTGGTGCAATCAAACAGGCCAAAGTCCACCTGGTGAAGTGTCATGAGTTCACAGccacttttttcccccaacccACCTTCTGTTCAGTCTGCAAGGAGTTTGTCTG ggGTCTGAACAAACAGGGATATCAGTGCCGAC AATGCAACGCTGCCATTCACAAGAAGTGCATTGACAAAGTGATTGCCAAATGTACAGGCTCAGCCATTAACAGTAAAGAAACTATG ATCCATAAGGAGCGCTTTAAGATCGACATGCCTCATCGGTTTAAGGTGTATAACTACAAAAGCCCAACCTTTTGTGAACATTGTGGCACACTGCTTTGGGGGTTGGCACGGCAGGGCCTTAAATGTGAAG AATGTGGCATGAATGTTCATCATAAATGCCAAAAGAAAGTAGCCAACCTCTGTGGTGTGAACCAGAAGCTCATGGCCGAGGCGCTGGCTATGATTGAGAGCACGCAGCAG GCCCGGAGCTCCAGAGATAGTGATATAATCGGACGTGAGGGGCCAGTAAATATAGGACAGTCTGGAATGATCATAGAGACCTCGAGCTGTGCGCCATCCCTTCCAATCAATTCTTTAACACCTAATGCAGcaccaataccaccaccacgCAAAG AGATGCCGGGTGTTGCCTGGGATTTACCGCTAGAGGGCGACAGTCACGGCCTCAGAGAAGAGTCAGAGCCACTGTATGCTGTTCCACACAAAGAGCATCACAAATTCTCCCTGGACGATTTTGCCCTGCACAAGATGCTGGGAAAGGGCAGCTTTGGCAAG GTGTTTCTTGCTGAGCTGAAAACCACAGGGCAGTTCTTTGCTGTGAAGGCTTTAAAGAAAGACGTGGTTCTAATGGACGATGATGTGGAGTGTACTATGGTCGAAAGAAGAGTTCTGTCTCTCGCATGGGAGCATCCATTTCTCACACATCTCTACTGCACTTTTCAGACCAAG GAGAATCTGTTCTTCGTGATGGAGTATCTGAATGGTGGTGATCTAATGTTCCACATCCAGGCATGCCACAGATTTGATCTCCCGCGTTCCAC GTTTTACGCTGCTGAGATCATCTGTGGTCTGCAGTTTCTACATTTAAAAGGCATTGTGTACAG GGATCTGAAGCTGGATAATATTCTTCTAGATATTGATGGTCACATTAAGATTGCAGACTTTGGGATGTGTAAAGAGAACATGCTGGGAGAAGCTCGAACAGCTACCTTCTGTGGAACTCCTGATTACATTGCCCCTGAG ATTTTGCTTGGCCAGAAATATAGCAACTCAGTGGACTGGTGGTCATTTGGAGTCCTCTTGTATGAAATGCTGATCGGTCAGTCACCATTCCATGGGCACGACGAAGAGGAACTGTTCCAGTCCATCCGCACAGATGACCCATGTTACCCACGCTGGCTGACCAGAGATGCACGAGACATTCTCATTAAg CTTTTTGTGCGAGAGCCAGAGCGGAGATTGGGTGTGAAGGGAAATATTCGGCAACATCTGTTCTTCAGAGACACCGACTGGAACGCACTGGAAAAGCGACAAGTGGAGCCTCCGTTCAAACCCACTGTG AAATCACCGAGCGACTGCAGTAATTTTGATAAGGAGTTCATTAACGAGAAGCCTCGGCTGTCCTGTGCTGATCGGACCCTCATCAACAGCGTGGACCAGACTATGTTCAAGAACTTCTCCTTTATTAACCCAGGAATGGCTCGCCTTAAGAACATCTAA
- the LOC124401527 gene encoding FERM domain-containing protein 5-like, which produces MVKCLIRIKTKVNIHLRMINHCYRDVKVRVLTLGPRLLGNVLGALPIIPSLPESSSSSGISLSPYGRSQRATDSLPIRSLSTPDHSIASSTSLLSTHFTSPVCENEEAKISEGTYISSTDVFPKPEFESTRDQEVEDPESKRATLAQSKSHKPGGRASHLGNLKPRTGGSETHQTCEIIGLLARLVLVTLASLSALLLLLIAITESKLDVPFLRDIRETPEFQQLHYTYFCPLRRWLTCTLRWIGVHLIKE; this is translated from the exons ATGGTGAAGTGTCTGATCCGGATCAAGACGAAGGTCAACATTCACCTGCGGATGATTAATCACTGTTACCGGGATGTGAAGGTGCGAGTGCTGACACTGGGCCCCAGACTTCTGGGTAATGTTTTGGGTGCTCTACCCATCATACCCTCTCTACCAGAGTCCAGTAGCTCCTCGGGGATCAGCCTTTCTCCATATGGACGAAGTCAGAGAGCCACAG ATTCACTACCCATCAGAAGTCTCTCCACTCCTGACCACTCAATCGCTAGTAGCACTTCATTACTAAGCACACACTTCACTAGTCCAGTGTGTGAAAATGAAGAAGCAAAAATTTCAGAAGGAACCTACATATCCTCCACTGATGTGTTCCCCAAACCTGAATTTGAAAGCACACGTGACCAAGAGGTTGAAGATCCAGAATCAAAAAGAGCTACATTGGCCCAGAGTAAAAGCCATAAACCTGGAGGTAGAGCATCTCACCTAGGAAATCTCAAACCACGCACTGGAGGCAGTGAGACGCACCAGACCTGTGAGATTATTGGGCTACTGGCACGGCTGGTCTTAGTGACACTTGCTTCACTCTCGGCTCTCCTCCTGCTTCTCATCGCTATAACAGAATCCAAACTCGATGTACCATTTCTGAGAGACATCCGCGAGACACCAGAATTCCAGCAACTCCACTATACCTATTTTTGTCCTTTAAGACGCTGGCTGACCTGCACCCTGCGGTGGATAGGGGTCCATCTCATAAAGGAATGA